The Cryptomeria japonica chromosome 9, Sugi_1.0, whole genome shotgun sequence DNA segment attgtaaGATTGttttcaatgtgcaaatgtttagaccttctcctccatctatcaattcTTGTTTGATGCGGTTCTTATGGAGAAAGGATTCAATATGGAGcagtgcattatgtggttgacataaagatgcatcatcaacttttgtgaatgtaaggcaatgcatagtggaaaggtatcccaccatggcttgaaattgatccatGTTCAGATTAGTGGGAACAAATGTCTCTCTTAAGATCTTGTCTAGAATGGCCTTGTGTGAAGGGGGAATACACAAAAGCTCAAGGATAGAGATAAGGGTGGGTGTCTTCCTTAACTGgtttacaaggtcatactcatatTTGGTAGATGATGGAGTTGTTATCTTGGGTGGAACACCTTGTAAGGTAACCTCACCCCATTGAGTTGTAACATTGCATTCAGGGTTTTGTCATTAGATGACATGAAGATGGTGGTCTAATTCCTTTCAAAAAAGCTTTACCCCTTCGGGTAGAACCTTGGGAGTTTTTCCCTTGATAATAATGGTAGACACATGGTTGTCCATTGAAATATGGTTGACAATATAATCATAGGACACAGTAGTATAATTGACATTGTTTTCTATCTTagaagcttttcccttatcatgttttgggaatggttccctGAACATCACATTTTCTTCATTAGAAGTATGACCATCAACTACTAATTTgcccttgtcaataagatcttgtatgatattcttcaatctatgacaattcatgtcttatgtcctttgctcttatgataATCATAAAActtatcatcattccaccatgcaggttttagTTTTGGTTCATATGGAAAATTGTTTGGTATTGATATGAgtttgtttgcaaccaatttcttaaatgttgtctcaattggctatcccaatggagtgtattttgtTGGAGGATTTGATGGCCTTTGAGAATTCACTTGATTATTGGAATTATAGTAACTTTCACTAGGGAAAGTTAACTTCATTTTTACtatatttgcatctactaccccatcattaacgatattcttgtttttattccaaaagcgAGGTTTATCTTTTCCATTTGAATCATCTTTATTGTCCTTGAATAACTTAATGGTACCTTGTTCAATAAGCACTTTCTAAATCGCCAATCCCTTTTCAATGAGTTCTTTAAAAGTAGACAAACAAGTTTTCCTTAGTTCATATCTAATGTCCTTACtgatgttttgagtgaacatttcgactgtttgtttttgtgggatatcacaagagaaaTGACTAGCTAAACTTCTCCATCAAGTTGTAATAATGATGTAAAGGACTCCATTTTTCTGCTAGGTATTACACAAAGTAGTCACTCACACATCCATTTCAATATTAtgtgagaaatgttgtatgaaagcttaaGCCAAATCACTACATGACTTAATCCCATGTGGAAGttgtgaaaaccatttcatggcttgTCCACCTAAGATTTGTGGAAATAGTCTCATAAAGTATGTTTCCTCTTTTGTCACTTCTATGCAAGCCATGAAAAActctcttatatgtgccttgggatctcccttgcctctataattgttgaatttgaattttggtgtcacaaaatgtggaggaaagggaggcattGGTATACTTCTATCAAATGGACAAGGACACATGTCTTTGATTGTGTAGTCATGTTTTGCATGCATATCTGCCATctatttttgcaaatccttgatttgttgttgcaagtcattactAGGTGGTGTCTTATCTCTTTGAGTTATTCCCATGCCTGATCCattgggaggaggaggaggaatatAATGCATGTagggatgatactgatcatagatatgctcatatggaggaggagCATAATTGTAGCGAGTATATgggccacttggtatggtattataatgaggagcactaggcctAGGATGATCGTATGTGTCATGACCATGAAGATAACATGTATCATAAGAATAATCTTGAATATTTCCACTAATTCTaacatggggtctccttgtgtcacgACCTTGTGTATTCCCTTGGGTATAATTGTATGTATTGCCATGATTTTGGATGGTGTTTTGTTGTTGAGTATGTGTATTAGCATTTCTTTGTCATGTGAGAGAATGAatatggggttgttcatgagagtttcTAGCAAAATTAGTATGAGTATGAGTGTTGTGTCacttttggtttttgaaacaaggatgagggTGACTCGGACATGAAGCATTCTCTTCTATTTCCACTATTATATCCTATAGGATTTGCATTTTCTTGATTAATTTGATTAGGATCCTCTAAtatttgtgacacatcaaaatcatgaggtaatcTTGCTCAACTTTGTGCAAATACTTGCAAGCAGTATTGTCGGTCTCTTCTCATAATTTCTTCCACCATCTCTATTAAATTGGTCCATAATAGTATCTTGGATGTCTGTGGAAGTGATGGATGCATTGTCATTGCCATTgttattgtcattgtcattgtcattctcTTGTAGATTATTGTGATtctcaaatgggttgtaaaattctCTCCTTCAAACTCAtgggtactcatgttgagagaacTTAGAGCTTCCTacgcttctcttctagacctttgtgaacaggtttcaaccatgaactaaacctTGGCTAAAATGGAAGATAGAAGAAAATGTAAAGACTATGAGAGACCAAAAAGaattatgagatggaaaagaatctagagttgtcttgcaatgtccaaaagtatAAGTCCAAGAAAAATGTGATAATCTAAAGCAAggcgtggcttccaaagagatgatagatctgatGCAGGAACCACCTATTGATGTGTTATAATGTGTTTGCAAAATAGAATTAGGACTACcaaacaaccttttgactctagttagAAAAGTGTGTATGAGGGAATTGCAAATGATGACTGAAACTAACTAAAATTGCACGAAAAAGTTGTGATAAAGACTGGTTGACTAAAAATGAGCCCTAGGGAAGCAACCTTCTAAGCTCTTTGATCTCAGAATGAAGACACGTTGTGAGTTCACAGACGCATAAATAACCCACTTATATGCAGTTTCAAAGTGCACAGATGTGTTTTTCAACTGTTGATATGTAAATCTTAGTTCTGATCAAATACACGATTTCAGGATGTAGATACATGATAATATGAATCACATACGCAATATAATAAGGCATAGACGTGATGAGATGTGTTGACAATGTTTTCTTGACTTACTAACCAAATACGGATACGTTGTACTACCCTATGCAGACACGATTTTATGTTCTAGATATGTGCTAGGAGCAAACATAGACGCGGCCAAAAAGATCAAATATGTGTTGGAATCTAACACAAACATGTTTCTAGAAAATTTGTAAATTATTTCCAAGTTTTTCAAATTGTTGAGAGTGACCAGATCTTAATGTTGAATgtcttgtggcaagaaaacacaacaaacaataaaCACACAATGTCTGAAGATGTTTTGTCAAAATTTAAGCGCAATTTGTATGTCCAATAGGCCGAATCTGCCCAATTGCCACAAGTCTAGCACAATCGaagacacatcaaacactttcttagcCTAAGATCGATGTTCTCATGGTGGTAACCTCAACCCACAACCTGGAATCTCCATCgactcaagtgtagggacaccttgatgGGTgtattcactattttgtctttgtgTGAGAGGACAACTAGGGGCCTTtaggactagaaggatgaccctatcaccctctccctagaaagctacaagtagcttatgctaagctgaGGATTCATGTCTCATCTCacaggagccttatggtgagtatcttggggggaaaaCTAGCTATCCCCTTGTACTAAAATTATCGCAATGTTTGGACaaaaaagggtgggccactactctaaAGATGTCTAGTCATGTTCTGGGGTATCTAGTGGCTATACATACGGTGTTTCACTCAAATTAATGAAGCCTCCCAACCCTTATGGGTTTTATGCACCACTATGGGTACTTAAGGAGataggatacttttgttatcacctttagGGTTCTAGACTAAACACAAAGTGTGCCAAGGCACAAGACACTTCAAGCAAAGTTAATTAAccctcaacaaacaaagaaaaaattcaattaaagtgtgtgagcctaattaaactaggaATTGAAAATGCAAAGACATGCACCAAATTACCCTTGCAAtaaaatgattagtagtttcaaTAATTACCCCCACCTGCAATCAcacttgttaggttaattttagaaaatcTAAATCGaaatgtgaaaaggggccttcaacaatatgGTTTAGACAACTACACCATTTTGTTAGGTCAAAAGAGGGGTTAGAGAAAAAACCAAATCTGAAAAATGAAACCCTAAatgctaaaataaaaaataaaaaatgttaaaatgtaAATGTCGATATAACTATCACAAACGTGAAATTATGACTCACAGATGCCAAAATTCAATGCACAGACATGATATAACAATGCACAGACGCTTTTCAGGTACCCACAGATGCGAAAAGGTAAAATCTGAAATCTTGCAACTTGCACAATCATGGAAAACCAAAACGTGACAAAACAAGATAAAAATGCGATTATAGTTGCCAGAAATGCAATAATGCTAAACAAAAATGTGATAAGACGCCACATAGATGCAAAACAAACTGCACAATAATGTCGTCAGATCTTAATCAGAAACGCGATAATAGGATACACAGACAAAATAAGATCCCAGACAAACACGAAAAGAAGATTAACAGATGCGATTCTGataaacctgcaaaacaaacaattgGACAGAAACATAGATGTAATAAAAAGATTTGCAAATATGTTTATACCTATAATTGTTGCTAATCTGACTTGCAACTTGACAAAAAGACTAAAAATGCAAAGATGATGTTAAAAACAAGGGGCAAGAGTCCTATCAGGTGTGCCTAAatgtatatatggtgaaaatggaatgatcaactattgtaaaaccataaaagatccaactacataaaaccctagttctacaatcaagaatccaccatacgccaatgaagaacctaaaacatgcaaataacAACAAAATAGagagattataccattcacatgcttagtagggtttgatcttcattgtttcctatctccattgatcttgtttgatatgtttgctctcagattttgtattgtgcacaaaagctcaacaaagaacagattgtggttgtgaagtttcTTGATCGCTTGAAGCCTTATTTATCGCATTAGTTAGGGTTGTGAAAGGACATAAAGATCCCGTTATATAGAGATCAACTTaagaatggagggataagattatgaggtggaaggataaatggtcgggtaggattaaagggtaggtagggaaaataataaaatatgaatggggtagttagaggaaaattaagagataaaagacaagtgtcatggagagaaaaagctcatgaattaattaaatatctatttaattaatagaggaagtgggattgattaaataaataaaaaatttatttaatttagggaaaggataatttaaataaataaaaatatttatttaaatagggaaaggctagaagaggataaatgaatgaattaaataaataaaaatctatttaattaatagaaggcttaggataaaataattaaataaataaaatacttatttaattaggctaggacaattttaggtgtgtacACTACATGCTTTCCacatttcattttctattttagTGCAACATATCACTTAGTGTAATGTTCTCACTAAAGTGTGGATAAAATGTGTAAACACTAAAAATCTGTATCAACTATGTTCTCCATTTTTTAACCTAATCGTGCGTATAATCTTCATTATTCGCACGATCCTGCCATGTTTCGCATTTTCCATTTCCTCTCcattttaggtttagggttacgTTTTATCCTTAACTTCATCCCTCTTGCATCATATATTTCCCTTGTCTCTTTTCCAGTGACGTTTTTCCTAATTGTGTCTCAATTAAGGTTTTTTGCTCCTAATTCGGTCCTTTTGTTTCACTCTTCCATTTTCTATCCAGATCTTTACATTTTCTTCCCATTTCAAGTTTGAGGTTATATTTTATCGTCTCCTTCAGCCCCTGTGTGTTGGATTGTTCCCCTCTCATTCCGGTGATGTTAGTTTTTGACCTAAACCCCTATCtcgattttagggttttttgccttCTTTTAGGATTCTACTGCTTCTTGCTTTCCATTTTCCATCTCGCTAGCTTCATTTTTTCCCTATTCCTATTCTAAGGTTCTATTTCAACCTCTTCTTCAGCCTCGTGGAGTTGCATTTGTCCCTTCTCCATCTGTTGACCCACTTTGACCCAGTATACTCGTTGTTGCTCGGTTTTACCCAGTTTGCCCTAATTTTTTGATTTTCACTCGAATCTTCCTATTTTCTATCTAAACCTTTCCAATTTCACCTATTTTGACCAAAATTGCCTTAATTTGACCTAATTCAAGTCTTTGAACGTCAGTTTGACTAACttgcccttttaggtttaattaattaaacttcccttttttactaattatttttttaataattttatcaaaCCCCTccccttttaatattaattaaataatattgaattatttaattaattttgatttatcccctttatttaatgattttaattatttaattaaaggttcatttctattaacctatagttgaataatttatttaaattattcaattagctaattatgtcatcgaaattaaaaaaatatttattcattaaatttttttaatcatcTTCTCATATGAGGAtggtattttctttaaaaaaattttaaTTACCTAATATCCTCCTTATTTTTGAAAATAGCAATATTATCTTGAGAttcctctttgatttttgaaaatcctgatttttagaaatatctcattatatttcaattttaattttgaaaatgaggtatgcatcctcGAAAAATctgctttttttctttttctctactttttcCTTCATCTCCTTCATCCTTCTTTGAATGGTAGCTCTGTCATGCATTCTGGTCCATCCTCCcgatcaaaaatattttcaatctcgCTCGTCCATCAAGTCTCTGATTTCCTATAAATTGGGACCTCTCCTTCAATCAATTCATCCACTTTTCAAGTAATTTCATTATGTCAATTTGTCCAGTGATCTAACTTTTATGCATTGTTATTCTATCTAATTTTCGAGCAATcttaatcatctagcttaataagCTTCATTTAGTTTATCATTTCATCTTAAAACCGCACTTTCGAGTTATTCTTGCTTTCATTCATACTTGCACCTACACAATGAGAGTGACATCAaattagaggagaaagaaagaacaatgGAGCAACATTGAAGGAATGGTGATATTTGCATTTAGTTTTCGAGTTATTTTCATCTTGTTTCAGTGTCTCTATTGGTAGGATTCAGATAGATTAGCATAGTTGTTTCAGAAAGTTGCGATTTTCTTTAGATTATGCTTTTGGTTTTGACTAACCTCTAACTAGGAATCTTTTCTCGATCTacaaaatgtaatgttgaaaatTATGTACTTATTCAATTTCATGTTCtattttggactcactttagtATTTATTTTAATAACATATTTCAAAACATTTCTACAATAGATTTTTCCTACACTTGAAGAGCACCATGTCCTTTGTCTATCGTTGGGAACATGTCTAAATTAATTGTTGAATCTTTATGGATGGTAGTGTGATGTTTTGGTATCTTGAAGATTCTCAAGATTCAAAAACTTACTTTCCATGCGGCTTACCTACGAAACATGTGGTAACACTCAACTGAGAAATTAATACCTTTCTCTTTTTCATTTGAATAAATAAAACTTGTTGGTTCACCATTCAAGGTacttttttacatttttttacTCTAGAAGCTCCATTTATCTCTCTTGGGGAAACATTGCTCAAAATTTATTAGAACTATCTCACTCTCTCTTGGCACTCTACTTTCACATTCTTTTTTCACTTTCTCGTTTATCTCCAACAACTTGGAGCTCTAAAAAAAATGAATATATAGTCATATCCTTTGGCACTCTATTTTCAAATCCTTTGGAAAAAGCTCCCTACATTGGTACTATCATTATTTTGTTTAGCCATTCCTTTAGATTGCGTGTTCTTCTTGTGTTAGACAAGCTTTTTGGTGTAGAGATATAAATttcttattattgttattatttactcAAAATGGTGGTTTTCCCTACCATTATCAAATATATCTATTTGGCATCACAATTTTTGCTCCTCAATTCACTTATGAATAAAAAATGCACACTATCTATTTTTCATCTTGGATGTTTATGGAGGTCAAACAATCAAAATGGGGGTTTGTAAACAGCCCCAACGATTTTTCCCTTCTCTTTGTGTTTGCAATTTAGGTTAAACATGCATGGCTAAAGTCGTATGTTCTAGAACGTTTTGGTATGATTGACAGTTTGACTACAATACGATGCGTAAATGTTTGTGTCATGTGTTGGTGTTCTGAGTAGTGAGCTATAACATTTAGtgccattttttttttcattttgttttcatttcgTGTACAAAACAATTCTATATTTTCTATAACTCAACATTTTTCATTTCCTTTAGATATTCAAGTAGTAAAAATAGCATTTTATTTAAGTTTTCCTTCAATATTTTAGTAGAGATAtctttattatattttttgtaagTAAACATAGGGgtttattttatttggagtaaaGTAGGGATTTATTTATAAAAGTAAATATATTTATAGTACAAATACATAATAAAATGGTACAAAAGTACATACTTCCACTTTTACATGTGTAAATTGCGAGCATGAGTTGAATGCTGTAAAACCTCCTACATTAAGAAATTGTGGAATTTATTCACTCCAATGATTATTTATCAAGATGTTGTAACAAGCACCATTTTGGTACAacttattttaagattttttttgtcAAGGTATTATAACAAGCATCATTCTAGTAGAATTTATTCCAATTATTTTCTACAATttattctaattattttcttacGACACCGTGACAAGCGTCATTCTAGTACTATATATTTTGTCTATAGAAGAGCACCATTTTGGTACAACTTACGCCAATATTTTTTTGTCAAGACATTATATCAGGTATCATTCATGTACAATTTATTCCAATAATTTATTTACGAAAAACACTGTACCCAACATCATTTTAGTACAATTTATTCCAATATTTTTCTACGAAAAGACTAAAACAAGCCTCATTCTAATGCAATCTATTTCAATATTTTCTTGCGAAAACATTGCGACAAGTACCATTCTAGTACTGAATATACATACAAATTTGAAATTCACCTATAGACAAAAATCTACCATCTTACTtcccattattaaaaaaaaataaaaaaaattaataataatataacatcTTACTCTCTATTATTTGTAGAAATTTGAAGCTctcctaaaaacaaaaatataccatCTTACACACTCTCCCCCTATACCATCTAATAGGTAAAAGTCCCAAAGTTTAATTGAACAAAATTTAtgtggttagccatccataaaatGGATGGCCACTAGGGACAAATGGCCAAAAACAAGAGGGAAAAACAAAGACAGACAAAATGTGGCCCCTCAAACCATACATTGAGAATGTTCATTATAACAGTGTCGAATGGCTGCCTATTATTTGGTGGACATATTGTGACAACCAACCAAGCATAAAATGGGGGAGAGTTCAATATCCATGTTGTTCCAAAAATAATTGAGATCAGTCATAACTAGGAGGAGGAAGTGACTGATATTAATCACAAGCAGCACAAAGAGAAAGCCAAAGGAGGGTAGGGCCTGAATGAATGTGGATGTTGAACATAATAAGTCAAATATGGACAATGCAAACAAAGGCTTTGGCTTTTTATTGTACACACAAGCATACAATGTGTCCTTCCACAGCAGCTCCAGCTTGACCACACATTCCCATCCAAATTTGTAGAAAATTTGGGGAAAATACCTATGCAGAGCACCACCTGCTTATTTTTGAAAATGTGAAAGAAAGAAGAAATGATAGGGGAATGTGGAGGGACAAATACAAGAACTGTCAAAGTGGCAGGAAAGACAAGACTGGCAAGGAAGAAGAGTGTTTTAATGGAGAAAGCATCTGATAACTCTGTCTGTCCTCTTCCGACAAATCCCTTGGAAACAATGCCTGCCTTCTATACAACTCTCTTGATTCAATGCTTCCTCTCGTGAACAAATTTTACAAAGAAACCCACAAATATATCTGAATTTTTTTGTTACCTAAAGATTaccttctctttctttttcttggcCTCCTCATTGTCTGTGCATGCAGAGTACTAGAGGAGCTGATTACCGAGTTTTGACAGCCTCATGTGATGTCATGTGAATCATTATTGAGGCTAAAAAAATTGCCATTGTTCGAGGATCTGTGTAAGGAATGATGAGAACTTAGAGATGGTAATAAATTCCAGATGTGTTTATTTTTAGCAGGGAAAGGATTTGAAAGGTGGTGTGAAAAGGTTGCAGGGACTGTCTGACATGGTGATAAAATAAGATATTTGGTCCGTGACACCCAAAAAAGGAGCTGGTCTTCAGAGGAGTTCTGCAAATGTCAATGGCTAGGCTGGTAGGGAATATGGCCTAGTTTTTTTATTCTGTTTCAGGTTTATATTGATTAGAACTCAGTAAAaattagagggagagagagagagagagaaagtggcAGAGGATGGGTTTGTTAATGcagagaaggaggaggaggaggcagaTGAACAGGTTTAATTTTAAGCAGGAGGTGACCACTTTCAGAGCTTTTTACTGGATTGGAGTATTGCTGTTCTCAACATTATTGTTCCTGGCTTGTTATGGTGGATCCTCTTCTTTCATTGGTGAGTTTATTGACTGTTTAGCCTCTGATCATGAAGAAGATTCAGCAGGATGTTGCATTGCTTGAGTGTTCAGTAGACTGAATTTGTAGACTTGCATTAGGTTGTTATTGACTGATTAGCCTCTGATCATGAAGAAGAATCAGCAAGATGTTGCATTGCTTGAGTGTTCAGTAGACTGAATTTGTAGACTTGCTTAAGGTTGTTTTTGGGTATTTGCAAGACTAGATAAATCACAATCCATAATGCACAATAAGCATGACATTTGTTAACAAGATGAATGTAGAGATAAGGAAAATTTGAGCACTGAGAGATTAATGGCTTCTGCTCTTGCCTATCTTCTGTATCTATACAGCACAGACCTAATAAACCTGGCAATGTAACTTGGCGAATTTCTGAAAAACATCAACTCAGAATATATAACTGAACATTGAATTCAATTGAGAAAACAAATGGGTCATTTTATTAAGATTTGAGATCCCAATTGATCCATGGCAGCTTTATTAGAAGAAAATGTGTTAAATACCTGCTTTGTCTTCCTTATGGCTAAGGGGTTTCTATGTTGGTGAAGAATTTTACCTTTTCCCAATGGGTACCTGGGAAAACCTATTTTGCTTTTCTCCTGTCTTTACATTTTTAATCTCCTTCATtatcattctgatgatggatcactgagtgtgatccgaaacattgatgaaaaaactctttaacacaatcgaatccagaaaaaccTGCAATGATTTTGTCCTAGAATACTTCCAGTTCTATCTAATTTATGTTTTCAGATCACCAAAAACTGATTTACAGAGCTAAAACATTATCTTGTGTTAACTCACGTTGCTTTTGTCTGTCATCTTTGGATTGGTTTCATTGAATCCAAATTCATCATTGTCAGTATTCTGAGGATCTCTATTCAACAATGTAAGGCCACCAACTTACTGAAATCTATGATAAAAGCTTAGTTTAATACTCTTTCAATATCAGAACTGCTATTGCACATCTTATCTACTAAGTGACTCCCCTCTTGCAAAATGGCTTGGAACAACATGGGTTCAATGAATATGGTATTTTTCCATTTATGGGTATGCAATGAGAGGCTTAAAGGCAGCAGCAATGGCAGGAAATGCTGCTATAACATGCATTCTAATATATCATGGCTGATCACAGAACTCCCAGTTGCAGACCATGATGGACTCTACAGAGGAGTAGCTTTCAGGGATTTTCAGGTAATTCAATAACCCTTAAGATATATTACCATATTGTATGTGATATCATAACTGCAAGTAAATCAAATTGAGTGTAATTGTTCATGGTAGCATTGTTTAACAAAAGATTTTGGGCAGCAAAACTACAGAATTGGAGGAAGAAGATTTCTGAGTGGACCAGGGTCCTCTCCACCTCGTTGCATCTCCAAATGTGGCAAGTGCACCCCATGCAAGCCTGTTCATGTGCCTGTACCACCAGGAACCCCTGTAACAGAAGAATACTACCCAGAGGCGTGGAGATGCAAATGCGGTAACAAATTATACATGCCCTGATGTTACAAATTACTGCCAACATTATAATAATATATCATTCATGACAGCATCATCATATACAAGTACTATTACTCCATGAtggcatatatatatacaaaaggaATCAGTACCACTGCTCATCTTGTGGGGCTCGATAAGGATATATACACAGAACCTCCACATGGTACTATGCCTAGCACCTTGTCTTATACCAGGCCTATGTTTAAAAAGCTTGACTGTGCCTGTAAATCTCTATTAGTTTTACAAATTCTTTGGTTCTTCAGAGCAAAAGGACAAAATGCACTGTGTACTGAATTTATGATAAGGCCTGCTTTTACAGACCCCTTTACAAAATTTGGATTGATCAATCAGTTCATTCTGTAGAAAATATATGGGAACCACAGTACTGTTAAGACTTTAATCTTGACTTTCAGTTGAAGGTAATTAATCCCACTGTAATTGCATGTTTGAGTGTGCTAAGTTAAGTGTTGAGAATCGAAAGCGAGGCTGGCAAAAGGCAAATTAACAGTTTCAGGCAGCTGTACTTGCATAGTTGTCGGATTTAAAACCAACGGCTCTTCTTAATGAAAGCCCAGTGTTTTCTGTCTTATGTACAGTTGGAAAAATTTGTCACTTACATCATGACTGATACATCACTGAAGTGCTGTTTTGTTTGATTGTTTCTGGGTTATTCCCAAATTAATATGGGATTATATGTATCATTATCATTGGAGAATCCTATGGGATGTTTTCTCCAAGGAAGTTCAAGTGTGTGCATCAACATCACCTGTTTACCAGGCTGAAGTTTATAGGGGCTACTCGTCtaaaaagatttttta contains these protein-coding regions:
- the LOC131037993 gene encoding uncharacterized protein LOC131037993; the protein is MGLLMQRRRRRRQMNRFNFKQEVTTFRAFYWIGVLLFSTLLFLACYGGSSSFIELPVADHDGLYRGVAFRDFQQNYRIGGRRFLSGPGSSPPRCISKCGKCTPCKPVHVPVPPGTPVTEEYYPEAWRCKCGNKLYMP